A portion of the Terriglobales bacterium genome contains these proteins:
- a CDS encoding VOC family protein: MTTTTPKPGSFCWMELGTTDQKAAKKFYMDLFGWTVDDAPMGPDEFYSMFKLDGQDAAAAYTLRKDQKEHGVPPHWMIYIAAENVDESARRAGELGGNVIAPPFDVMDVGRMAVVQDPTGATFCIWQAKKHSGVGAKNTDGAFCWADLNTPDVARAGAFYTKLFGWKLEKGENDPSGYLHIKNGDDYIGGVPPAEHGNPNVPSHWLLYFETSNCDASVEKAKQNGARVLYGPVSMENVGRFAVLTDPQGAAFSVFQSARKANAA, from the coding sequence ATGACAACGACAACACCCAAGCCAGGTTCTTTCTGCTGGATGGAACTCGGAACCACCGACCAGAAGGCCGCCAAGAAGTTCTACATGGACCTTTTCGGCTGGACCGTCGATGACGCGCCCATGGGGCCGGACGAATTCTATTCAATGTTTAAACTCGATGGACAAGATGCCGCTGCTGCATACACTCTGCGCAAAGATCAGAAGGAACACGGAGTACCCCCGCACTGGATGATCTATATCGCAGCCGAAAACGTGGACGAATCTGCCCGCCGCGCGGGCGAGCTGGGGGGCAACGTCATCGCGCCTCCGTTTGATGTAATGGACGTAGGCCGTATGGCCGTAGTGCAGGATCCCACCGGCGCGACGTTCTGCATCTGGCAGGCAAAGAAGCACAGCGGAGTCGGCGCGAAGAACACCGACGGCGCGTTCTGCTGGGCCGATCTCAATACTCCTGATGTAGCCCGCGCCGGCGCGTTCTATACCAAACTCTTCGGATGGAAGTTGGAGAAGGGTGAGAACGACCCTTCCGGCTATCTGCATATTAAGAACGGCGACGATTACATCGGCGGCGTTCCACCGGCCGAACACGGCAATCCCAATGTTCCATCGCATTGGCTGTTGTACTTCGAGACGTCGAATTGCGATGCCAGCGTGGAGAAAGCCAAACAGAATGGCGCAAGAGTGCTCTACGGCCCGGTGTCAATGGAGAACGTAGGACGATTTGCGGTGCTTACCGATCCCCAGGGCGCGGCGTTTTCTGTTTTCCAGAGTGCGCGAAAAGCCAACGCTGCGTGA
- a CDS encoding C4-type zinc ribbon domain-containing protein, with translation MNADLERLIKLEQVDREIGRLSAEVAALPKRVAEIEHQLSDAKARVDQAKTAIKSQEQKRRGLESDIQSYQQKIGKFRDQSLDVKTNEQYKALMHEVEFAQAEIRKAEDKILEIMEGGELFDRQVKASETELKAQAAQVEKEKEEARALTAKDEARLKELQGERSGLRSGVGEDLLSLYDRVLKARKTALAEAREQRCTACYVLLRPQKWNEIKAGGEVMTCDSCGRILFYDPAHEPPPPVPDKKKTKKAKAAPEAEAPSESPEPNLEVSADRPS, from the coding sequence ATGAATGCCGATCTCGAAAGGCTTATAAAACTCGAGCAGGTGGATCGCGAAATCGGGCGGCTCTCCGCCGAAGTGGCAGCGCTTCCCAAGCGCGTTGCTGAGATCGAGCACCAGCTTTCCGATGCAAAGGCCCGGGTCGACCAGGCAAAAACAGCGATCAAATCGCAGGAACAGAAACGGCGCGGTCTGGAATCAGACATCCAGTCGTACCAGCAGAAGATCGGCAAGTTTCGCGACCAGTCGCTCGACGTTAAGACCAACGAACAGTACAAGGCCTTGATGCACGAGGTTGAATTCGCGCAAGCCGAGATCCGCAAGGCCGAAGACAAGATTCTAGAGATCATGGAAGGCGGCGAGCTCTTCGACCGCCAGGTAAAGGCGTCGGAAACAGAGCTTAAGGCTCAGGCGGCGCAGGTGGAGAAGGAAAAAGAAGAAGCGCGAGCCTTGACCGCGAAGGATGAAGCTCGCTTGAAAGAACTTCAAGGCGAGCGTAGCGGGCTCCGCTCCGGAGTGGGCGAAGACCTCCTGTCTCTCTATGATCGCGTGCTGAAAGCGCGAAAGACTGCGTTAGCAGAAGCTCGTGAGCAACGCTGCACGGCGTGCTACGTTTTGTTGCGTCCCCAAAAATGGAATGAAATAAAGGCGGGCGGCGAGGTCATGACCTGCGATAGCTGCGGCCGAATTCTCTTCTACGATCCTGCCCACGAACCTCCTCCACCGGTGCCTGACAAGAAGAAGACAAAGAAAGCAAAGGCTGCGCCAGAAGCTGAGGCTCCATCAGAATCGCCTGAACCGAATTTGGAAGTTTCTGCAGACCGCCCATCTTAA
- a CDS encoding divalent metal cation transporter yields MNFPRFPENKNRRKGSPDDRGRVVKFPAATADSVPKRGWGLWRLGPGVVTGSANLDPSAVVTATIAGAAFAHSLLWVVILVVPFLLAIFSVTSRIGVETGLGLLDLVREHYGRGFAIAGAAFTIITNFVVVIADIMAVSDALSILTGLSRMFFVVATAFFVWYILVFQDYQKITRALVLFSLPLYLYVAAAALTHPHLSTLLHDIFMPSMQASSEYAENIVALFGSFLTPYIIIWQTSSRSDPNHEHHRGDYIISTAVTFVLACSIIVAASAVLHFDHAPDMTTRQAADALRPAVGDWGTIVFALGIIGSGMVALPVLTASMCFDLAQAVGWKAGLSEKPWEAKRFYVLISAAVFLAAGANFLRINPITALYWSMVLAGVLLIPTLIFILLISNDRRIMRTVNNRMQNFWLGAAAGGVAAAGLIYLRYSLF; encoded by the coding sequence GTGAACTTCCCAAGATTCCCTGAAAACAAGAATCGAAGAAAGGGATCTCCTGACGACCGTGGACGCGTCGTGAAGTTCCCGGCTGCCACGGCAGACTCTGTCCCAAAAAGAGGATGGGGACTTTGGAGATTGGGTCCGGGAGTCGTCACTGGGTCCGCCAATCTAGATCCCTCTGCGGTTGTGACTGCGACAATCGCCGGAGCAGCCTTTGCCCACTCTTTGCTATGGGTTGTGATTCTGGTCGTTCCTTTTTTGCTCGCCATCTTTTCAGTCACAAGCCGGATTGGAGTTGAGACCGGATTGGGACTGCTCGATCTCGTACGCGAACACTATGGCCGCGGATTCGCAATTGCTGGGGCGGCGTTCACAATCATTACAAACTTCGTGGTTGTGATTGCGGACATCATGGCGGTTTCGGATGCACTATCCATTCTCACTGGCCTCTCACGCATGTTCTTCGTCGTCGCGACCGCGTTTTTCGTGTGGTACATCCTGGTATTTCAGGACTACCAGAAGATCACACGCGCTCTGGTGCTGTTTTCTCTGCCGTTATATCTCTACGTCGCCGCGGCGGCCCTTACGCACCCGCATCTCTCCACGCTGCTGCACGACATCTTCATGCCGAGCATGCAGGCAAGTTCGGAGTACGCGGAGAACATCGTCGCACTATTTGGTTCATTCCTTACGCCTTACATCATTATTTGGCAGACGAGTTCGCGCAGCGATCCCAATCACGAGCATCATCGAGGCGACTATATCATTTCTACCGCGGTTACGTTTGTCCTGGCCTGTTCCATCATTGTCGCTGCCAGCGCGGTCCTGCACTTCGATCATGCTCCGGATATGACGACGCGTCAGGCCGCGGATGCTCTGCGACCAGCCGTAGGGGATTGGGGAACAATCGTCTTCGCGTTGGGCATCATTGGATCCGGAATGGTCGCGCTGCCGGTGCTTACGGCTTCCATGTGCTTCGATCTGGCACAAGCTGTCGGCTGGAAGGCGGGATTGAGTGAAAAGCCGTGGGAGGCGAAGCGCTTCTACGTTCTGATTTCTGCCGCCGTCTTCCTGGCCGCGGGAGCAAACTTCCTGCGTATAAATCCTATTACAGCACTCTACTGGTCCATGGTTCTGGCAGGCGTGCTGCTGATTCCTACACTGATCTTCATCTTGCTGATCTCGAACGATCGCCGCATCATGCGTACTGTGAACAACCGCATGCAGAACTTCTGGCTGGGCGCAGCCGCAGGCGGAGTCGCTGCTGCCGGATTGATCTACCTGCGCTACTCACTGTTCTGA